CGTCCTCTTCGGAGCCGTCGGCGGCGACCAGTGGGATGACGTCGAACCGTCCCTCCGCCCCGAACGGGCCGTCCTGGGCCTGCGCAAGGCCTTGGGATTGTACGTCAACCTCCGTCCCGTCAAGGTGTCATCCGTCCTGGCCGAGTATTCGCCCTTGAAGCCGGACATCGTCACCGGCACGGACATCGTCATCGTCCGCGAGCTCATCGGCGGCATTTACTTCGGCGATAAATGCGAATCGGAAATCCATGACGGCGTCGAACGGGCCTGGGATCTGGAAAACTACAGCGTACCCGAAGTACAGCGCATTACGCGCTTTGCCATGGAAGCGGCGCGGAAACGGCGCGGCAAGGTCACGTCCGTCGATAAATCCAACGTCCTGGCTACGTCCCGTCTGTGGCGGCGCACCGTCATAGACGTAGCCAAGGACTATCCCGACATCGTCCTGAATCATTACTACGTCGACAACTGCGCCATGCAGCTGGCCCTGAACCCGACGCAGTTCGACGTCATCGTCACGGGTAACCTCTTCGGCGACATCCTGAGCGACGAAGCAGCCGTATTGGGCGGCTCCATCGGCATGATGCCCTCGGCCTCCATCGGCGAGCTCACCAGCCTGTACGAGCCCATCCACGGCTCGGCGCCGGACATTGCCGGCCAGGGCATAGCCAATCCCTGCGCTACCATCCTGTCGGCAGCCATGCTCCTGCGCTATTCCTTAGACGAAGACGCCGCTGCCGCTGCTATCGAAGCCGCTGTCGACAAAGCCCTGGCCGACGGCTGGCGTACAGCCGACCTGTATAAAGAGGGCTTCAAAAAAGCAGATACCCATACGATGACCGACGTCGTATGTCAGTATATCTGATATATCATCCCCAGTAGACAAAAGGGAAACGACCTGTTCGCAGGCGTTTCCCTTTTGTTCTATATACCTTTATATGGGCTTTTTAAAACCACTGGTCGTGCTGCTGGCAGGCCTGAATGACGGCTTGCAGGGGCGGCGTGATGAATTTGTCCTTGTGGCGGACGACTTTGAAGATGCGCTTGAAGGCGACGCGGTCTACCGGCAGGAGGGCGAGGCGCCCGGCGGCGATGTCTTCGTCTACGAGGCGGCGCGACAGGATGGTAGCGCCCAGGCCGGCCATGACGACCTTTTTCAGGGCTTCCGTATTGTTGAACGAGCCGGCAATGTGCACGGCGGCGTGGTGCTGCTCCATGGTCTGGAGAAAGAGGTCCCGCGTGCCGCTTCCTTCCTCGCGCAGGTACATGGTCAAGCTGCACAGCTCTTGTACCGAAAGGGAGGTGCGCTGGGCCAGGGGACAGGACGGCGGCGCGACGACGACCAACTCGTCGACCATGAAGGGCGAAGACAATAAATAGGGCGACGAAATGTCCCCTTCGACCAGGGCCAGGTCGATGTCGTCGCGCAGGAGCATGTGTTCCAGCTCGCTCGTGTTGTGGATTTCCGACAAGATTTCCTGCGCAGGATGACGGCTTTTTAGCTGTTGGAGCAGCTCGACGAGGAATATTTCGCCGATAGTCACGCTGGCGCCGATGCGGACGGGAGCCGTGCGGCTGAAGGAGTGGAGGGCCTGTTCGGCCTGGGCTGTCAGCGACAAGATTTGCCGTCCATAGGCCAGGAGGCTCTGTCCAGCCGGCGTGATGTGCAGCCGCCGTCCCAGCCGCTCGAAGAGGCAGACCTCGTAGGCATCTTCCAATTCCTTGATAGTTTGGCTGACTGAGGGCTGAGTCATGTGCAGCCGCTTGGCCGCGCCGGTCATGCTGTTTTCCTCGCAGACGGCGAGAAAGACGGATAGATGGCGCAGCGTCATAGAAATATCCATAATGAATCACCTATTAAAACGATAAAATAATACAATTTTACATATACATGATACCATGATACACTTCTTTCATGACGTTTTCAAATACGATATGAAGGAAGTGTATCTGCATGAATGTATGGAAAGGCTTGGCCTTTACCCTCGTGTTTGCTGTTCCGGCCTATTTTCTGGGCCAGTATTTCCCCATCATCGGTGGGCCCGTATTCGGGATTCTGCTGGGGATGGTCTTCGCCTCTGTCCGGCGGCCTGCTGTGCTGGAAGAGGGTATTGCCTATACGGGCAAGAAGGTGCTCCAGTATTCGATTATTTTGCTCGGCTTTGAAATGAACTTATACCATGTGCTGGATACGGGAGCAAAATCGGTGTCGGTAATGGTATGCACCTTGGCAACGGCCTTTCTCGTAGCCATCGTCGTCGGCAAGCTTCTCCACCTGGAATTTAAGACGACGACCCTCATCGGCGCCGGCACGGCCATCTGCGGCGGTTCGGCTATCGCCGCCGTAGCGCCGGTCATCGAAGCCAAGGAAAAAGACGTGGCCTTTTCCATTTCGACGATTTTCCTGTTCAACATCGCTGCCGTCTTTATCTTTCCCTTTTTGGGCCACCTCATGGGCATGAGCGACGCCGGCTTCGGCATGTGGGCCGGCACGGCCATCAACGACACGTCGTCCGTCGTCGCCGCCGGCTATTCCTACAGCGACGCCGCCGGCAGCCTGGCGACCATTACGAAGCTGACCCGGGCTCTCATGATCGTGCCGGTCTGCCTGGTCATGGCGGTCATCGTGGCCCGCCGCAAACGCGGCGACGCTCAGGGCAGCACGTTCAGCCTGAAAAAAGTATTCCCGTACTTTATCGCCTGGTTCGTCGTAGCCTCCGTCGTCAATACGACAGGCGTCCTGCCGGCCGACGTATCCCATTTCCTGGGCCAGCTGGGGAAATTCATGATTATCGCTGCCATGACGGCCATCGGCCTGCGCACCAACCTGCGCTCCTTAGTCCGAAACGGTATCCGGCCGATATTGCTGGGCCTGGTCTGTTGGTTCAGCGTGTCGGCCGTCAGCCTTATCGTGCAGTACATGACGGGCCTGATATAGTCCGCGGCCTCATCGGCAAACACGTCTCATATATGCTCTTTCTCTGCGGAATACAGCCTATGGAGAAGGAGCATATTTTGCTGCTTCCGGCGTCTGCCTGGGAAAACGGGCGGCTGCACTGCAGACCGTATTTCTATATAGGTATACTGCGATTTTGGCATAGGTAATGCATTGCCAAGGCGTACAGTTGTTTGGTATACTACAAATAGAAGGAGGCGAGGCCGTGAAGCGGATCAAGGACTGGGAAGAACTGACTATACAGGACAATTTCTTATTTCAAAAGGTTATGCGCAATAAGCGCTTGTGTCAGTATTTGATTGAGAAAATACTGCAAATTAAGATAGCCGATATTACCTATCCCGATAC
This region of Megasphaera stantonii genomic DNA includes:
- the leuB gene encoding 3-isopropylmalate dehydrogenase, translating into MSKHIVVIPGDGIGKEITDAAVKVLQKIDDKFHIGLTFETKDAGGTAYDKYGTPLPDDTVEAAKKADAVLFGAVGGDQWDDVEPSLRPERAVLGLRKALGLYVNLRPVKVSSVLAEYSPLKPDIVTGTDIVIVRELIGGIYFGDKCESEIHDGVERAWDLENYSVPEVQRITRFAMEAARKRRGKVTSVDKSNVLATSRLWRRTVIDVAKDYPDIVLNHYYVDNCAMQLALNPTQFDVIVTGNLFGDILSDEAAVLGGSIGMMPSASIGELTSLYEPIHGSAPDIAGQGIANPCATILSAAMLLRYSLDEDAAAAAIEAAVDKALADGWRTADLYKEGFKKADTHTMTDVVCQYI
- a CDS encoding LysR family transcriptional regulator; this encodes MDISMTLRHLSVFLAVCEENSMTGAAKRLHMTQPSVSQTIKELEDAYEVCLFERLGRRLHITPAGQSLLAYGRQILSLTAQAEQALHSFSRTAPVRIGASVTIGEIFLVELLQQLKSRHPAQEILSEIHNTSELEHMLLRDDIDLALVEGDISSPYLLSSPFMVDELVVVAPPSCPLAQRTSLSVQELCSLTMYLREEGSGTRDLFLQTMEQHHAAVHIAGSFNNTEALKKVVMAGLGATILSRRLVDEDIAAGRLALLPVDRVAFKRIFKVVRHKDKFITPPLQAVIQACQQHDQWF
- a CDS encoding YeiH family protein, whose protein sequence is MNVWKGLAFTLVFAVPAYFLGQYFPIIGGPVFGILLGMVFASVRRPAVLEEGIAYTGKKVLQYSIILLGFEMNLYHVLDTGAKSVSVMVCTLATAFLVAIVVGKLLHLEFKTTTLIGAGTAICGGSAIAAVAPVIEAKEKDVAFSISTIFLFNIAAVFIFPFLGHLMGMSDAGFGMWAGTAINDTSSVVAAGYSYSDAAGSLATITKLTRALMIVPVCLVMAVIVARRKRGDAQGSTFSLKKVFPYFIAWFVVASVVNTTGVLPADVSHFLGQLGKFMIIAAMTAIGLRTNLRSLVRNGIRPILLGLVCWFSVSAVSLIVQYMTGLI